From a single Sphingosinicellaceae bacterium genomic region:
- a CDS encoding OB-fold domain-containing protein, producing MAVQVATNLFTGEGNATRLLAGRRRTDGKLRFPYPTGPEADEFELIELSPRGKLWSWTVQRFRPKSPFNGNGGEMDFKPYGVGYVELANELIVEGRIVADDFAALKIGQPMRITTEAYRENADGEAVLTYAFTPDAEGHSA from the coding sequence ATGGCGGTCCAAGTAGCAACGAACCTATTCACCGGTGAGGGCAACGCAACGCGCCTTCTCGCCGGGCGTCGCCGCACCGACGGCAAGCTCCGCTTTCCCTATCCGACCGGGCCCGAAGCGGATGAGTTCGAACTGATCGAGCTTTCGCCGCGCGGAAAATTGTGGTCGTGGACGGTCCAGCGGTTCCGCCCCAAGTCGCCGTTCAACGGCAACGGCGGCGAGATGGATTTCAAGCCCTACGGGGTCGGTTACGTCGAGCTTGCCAACGAACTGATCGTTGAGGGACGCATCGTCGCCGACGACTTTGCCGCCCTCAAGATCGGCCAGCCGATGCGGATCACTACCGAGGCCTACCGCGAAAACGCCGACGGCGAAGCGGTACTGACCTACGCCTTCACCCCCGATGCAGAGGGACACAGCGCATGA
- a CDS encoding alpha-ketoacid dehydrogenase subunit beta, with translation MSTQDQTMTAPAPAPAKVAKISFVEGLHMALDEAMGADENVIALGEDVGDAQGGGVFKITKGLSTKYGVNRVRATPISEQAIIGAAVGAALVGMRPVAEIMLMNFVTVAMDQIVNHAAKLRFMSGGQTHVPLVIRTTTGVGVGFGGQHSDMLEAWFAHVPGLKVVMASNPADAYGLLHSAIEDDDPVILIENILCYGIQGPAPTPGYRVPLGKAAITREGTDVSIISYGKAVLDALAVAERLAAEGVSVEVVDLRTIAPFDEATVLASVGKTGRAVIVHEAVKAYGTGAEMSSRIHEELFGQLHAPVQRVGGTYSPVPFSPALEKAWIHSQDQITAAVRRTLDWKKPR, from the coding sequence ATGAGTACCCAGGACCAGACCATGACGGCCCCCGCCCCGGCTCCGGCCAAGGTCGCCAAGATCAGCTTCGTCGAAGGCCTGCACATGGCACTCGACGAGGCGATGGGTGCCGACGAAAACGTCATCGCGCTCGGCGAGGACGTCGGCGATGCGCAGGGCGGCGGCGTCTTTAAGATCACCAAGGGCCTGAGCACCAAGTACGGCGTCAACCGCGTCCGCGCGACGCCGATCTCGGAGCAGGCGATCATCGGCGCCGCGGTTGGTGCAGCGCTCGTCGGCATGCGACCGGTCGCCGAGATCATGCTGATGAATTTCGTCACCGTGGCGATGGACCAGATCGTCAACCACGCTGCAAAACTGCGCTTCATGTCTGGTGGCCAGACCCACGTGCCGCTGGTGATCCGCACCACGACCGGTGTCGGCGTCGGTTTCGGTGGCCAGCATTCGGACATGCTCGAGGCGTGGTTCGCCCACGTGCCCGGCCTCAAGGTCGTGATGGCATCCAACCCGGCGGATGCCTACGGACTGCTGCACTCGGCGATCGAGGACGACGACCCCGTCATCCTGATCGAGAACATCCTGTGCTACGGCATCCAGGGGCCCGCCCCTACCCCCGGCTACCGCGTACCACTCGGCAAGGCTGCGATCACCCGCGAGGGCACCGACGTCAGTATCATCAGCTATGGCAAGGCCGTACTCGATGCGCTTGCTGTCGCCGAAAGGCTCGCCGCCGAGGGCGTTTCGGTCGAAGTGGTCGACCTCCGCACGATCGCACCGTTCGATGAGGCGACGGTGCTCGCTTCGGTTGGCAAGACCGGCCGCGCGGTCATCGTCCACGAGGCGGTCAAAGCGTACGGCACCGGCGCCGAGATGTCGTCGCGCATCCACGAGGAATTGTTCGGTCAGCTCCACGCCCCGGTGCAGCGCGTCGGCGGCACGTATTCGCCAGTGCCGTTCTCGCCTGCCCTCGAGAAAGCCTGGATCCATAGCCAGGACCAGATTACCGCCGCGGTCCGCCGGACCCTCGACTGGAAGAAGCCCCGATGA
- a CDS encoding TetR/AcrR family transcriptional regulator → MLVAIADAGFPDSARTALAHRAKNAAAVLQRRQTLDYLHGFRNMADMNAHTTPPTLDAHPEKPLLYSSPLILDRRRRLLKEARQMIAESGIENFSVRELCLRAGVAQRTLYNAFSNKDRVIAIAIRQAFDDFNANVRHKTDRNTLEGVLDRTIAINRRNFRVRNYTKAVCAIYFGPATPRDVWETLQQMSLTRIHEWLSVLRANDELEAWVNIDHFADTMANVQYSTINDWCLERLSDDEYLPHLTESMLLLTVGAVKGQVRIDAERFLADLKRTGKVPVFPSASWAPSSAAEL, encoded by the coding sequence TTGTTAGTTGCCATCGCCGATGCCGGTTTTCCGGATAGCGCACGTACCGCCTTGGCCCATCGCGCGAAAAATGCCGCAGCGGTGCTACAGCGCCGGCAAACGCTGGACTATTTGCATGGATTCAGGAACATGGCCGACATGAACGCTCATACCACTCCCCCAACGCTGGATGCCCACCCCGAGAAACCGCTGCTGTATTCGAGCCCGCTGATCCTCGATCGCCGGCGCCGGCTGCTGAAGGAAGCGCGGCAGATGATCGCAGAGAGCGGCATTGAAAACTTCAGCGTTCGCGAGCTGTGCCTCCGCGCTGGGGTTGCACAGCGCACATTGTACAACGCCTTCAGCAACAAGGACCGCGTCATCGCCATTGCGATTCGCCAGGCGTTCGATGATTTCAACGCCAATGTCCGGCACAAGACCGATCGCAACACGCTCGAGGGCGTGCTTGACCGGACGATCGCGATCAATCGTCGCAACTTCCGGGTCCGGAACTACACCAAAGCGGTGTGCGCGATCTATTTCGGGCCGGCGACGCCGCGTGACGTGTGGGAGACGTTGCAGCAGATGTCGCTGACCCGCATCCACGAGTGGCTGTCGGTCCTGCGTGCCAACGACGAGCTCGAGGCCTGGGTAAACATTGACCATTTCGCGGATACCATGGCCAATGTTCAGTATTCGACCATTAACGATTGGTGCCTCGAGCGTCTCAGCGACGACGAGTATCTGCCGCACCTGACCGAAAGCATGCTGCTGCTGACGGTCGGCGCCGTGAAGGGGCAGGTCCGGATTGATGCCGAGCGCTTCCTTGCCGACCTGAAGCGCACCGGCAAGGTTCCGGTCTTCCCAAGTGCCTCATGGGCACCTTCGTCTGCGGCCGAGCTCTAG
- a CDS encoding lipoyl domain-containing protein has protein sequence MSTELRIPKLGMTMTEATLQEWLVPDGATVTAGQPIYALETDKSTTEVESPDAGTLRHLGTPDETYDVGTLIGTIE, from the coding sequence ATGAGCACCGAACTTCGTATCCCCAAGCTCGGCATGACGATGACCGAAGCGACGCTGCAAGAGTGGCTGGTGCCAGACGGTGCGACGGTCACCGCGGGACAGCCGATCTATGCGCTCGAGACCGACAAGAGCACGACCGAGGTCGAGTCCCCCGACGCCGGCACCCTCAGGCACCTCGGCACGCCGGACGAGACCTATGACGTCGGGACGTTGATCGGGACGATCGAGTAG
- a CDS encoding NADP-dependent oxidoreductase: protein MHWRIAARPNGRELRIDDFTRHEDNAPEALKPGEVRVRTLMLSCDPAQKGWMENAGGYAAPTAVGDVMPSSGVAQVMESTVSDFSTGDFVSGPIGWRTEAALEARLLTRLPNDPEKLPLYVGVLGNTGLTAYFGMSKIAHPFPGDTLVVTGAGGGVGSVAGQIGRIAGCRVVGIAGGPEKCRWLTEELGFDAAIDYKAGGLKDQIREHIPDGIDILWDNVGGEQLDILLGRIALNARVVICGGIARYEQAGKPPGPSNYFNLVFKRATMTGLLLTDHVAEFPKARARLSAWVDSGALKTREDYADGLENAPATLLRLFRGDNIGKLLLRVAEPV from the coding sequence ATGCACTGGCGTATTGCCGCACGACCCAACGGTCGCGAACTTCGCATCGATGACTTCACGCGTCACGAGGATAATGCTCCCGAGGCGCTTAAGCCGGGTGAGGTCCGCGTCCGCACGCTGATGCTGTCGTGTGATCCGGCCCAGAAGGGTTGGATGGAAAACGCAGGGGGCTATGCGGCACCGACGGCCGTTGGAGACGTCATGCCCTCGTCGGGCGTCGCGCAGGTGATGGAGTCAACGGTCTCCGATTTCAGCACAGGCGACTTCGTCTCCGGTCCGATCGGTTGGCGGACCGAGGCAGCGCTCGAGGCGCGGCTGCTGACCAGGCTGCCGAACGATCCGGAGAAACTGCCGCTCTATGTCGGCGTGCTCGGCAACACCGGTCTCACCGCATATTTTGGCATGAGCAAGATCGCCCACCCGTTCCCCGGTGACACGCTTGTCGTGACCGGCGCGGGCGGCGGCGTCGGCTCGGTGGCGGGACAGATCGGGCGCATCGCAGGGTGCCGCGTCGTCGGCATTGCCGGTGGGCCCGAGAAGTGCCGCTGGCTGACCGAGGAGCTCGGCTTCGATGCCGCCATCGACTACAAGGCCGGCGGCCTCAAGGATCAGATCCGCGAGCATATTCCCGACGGCATCGACATCCTCTGGGACAATGTCGGCGGCGAGCAGCTCGACATCCTGCTCGGCCGGATCGCGCTCAACGCTCGCGTCGTCATCTGCGGCGGCATCGCGCGGTACGAGCAGGCCGGCAAGCCGCCGGGGCCGTCGAACTACTTCAACCTGGTGTTCAAGCGCGCGACCATGACCGGCCTACTGCTCACCGACCACGTCGCGGAGTTTCCTAAGGCGCGCGCCCGTCTGTCGGCCTGGGTCGATAGCGGCGCGCTGAAGACCCGCGAGGACTACGCCGATGGACTCGAGAACGCCCCCGCGACATTGCTGCGACTGTTCCGGGGCGACAACATCGGCAAGCTACTGCTGAGGGTAGCCGAACCGGTCTAG
- a CDS encoding VOC family protein — protein MGQAEVTGPLEVVQNCYVVRDLDAACARLHRLYGIGPFVGGGEGELADHYYRGAHAPPIRIRGVFVQSGDLNLELVQVLSDGPDAFTEMFPRGTEGLHHVAIFCPDYEPTRDKFVVEGMAVASEFTVSFGATICYIDARPTLGHMIELYPENATIREMYAVARRAPLTWDRRELIIPWS, from the coding sequence GTGGGCCAGGCCGAGGTCACTGGCCCACTCGAGGTCGTCCAGAACTGCTACGTCGTTCGCGACCTCGACGCTGCCTGCGCCCGCCTGCACCGGCTCTACGGGATCGGGCCGTTCGTCGGGGGCGGCGAGGGCGAGCTGGCGGACCACTATTACCGCGGCGCGCACGCGCCGCCGATCCGCATCCGCGGGGTCTTCGTCCAGTCGGGCGACCTCAACCTCGAGCTGGTCCAGGTCCTGTCCGACGGCCCTGACGCCTTCACCGAGATGTTCCCGCGCGGCACCGAGGGGCTCCACCACGTCGCGATATTCTGCCCGGACTATGAACCGACGCGAGATAAATTCGTCGTCGAGGGCATGGCCGTCGCAAGCGAGTTCACCGTCTCGTTCGGAGCGACGATCTGCTACATCGATGCGCGTCCGACGCTCGGCCACATGATCGAGCTGTATCCGGAAAATGCGACGATCCGCGAGATGTATGCGGTCGCACGCCGGGCGCCGCTGACCTGGGATCGCCGTGAGTTGATCATTCCCTGGTCGTAG
- a CDS encoding nuclear transport factor 2 family protein, translated as MNSGTKDTTADRLAIMDVLCRYARGIDRCDLDTLLGVWWPGATADFGHGIGDAAEWSTATVAALRAMLRTQHMLGNMIIDIAGDRADSETYCRAYHEAETFDGPVEIVVGGRYLDVLEKRGGAWRILTRRYVMDWNTNTPSTARWDDGLYATLTRRGGRFPDDPLYNGA; from the coding sequence ATGAACTCAGGAACCAAGGACACTACCGCCGACCGGCTGGCGATCATGGACGTGCTGTGCCGCTACGCCCGCGGCATCGACCGCTGCGATCTCGACACCTTGCTCGGCGTCTGGTGGCCCGGTGCCACCGCCGATTTCGGGCACGGCATCGGCGATGCGGCGGAATGGTCGACGGCAACCGTCGCGGCGCTCAGGGCGATGCTGCGGACCCAGCACATGCTCGGCAACATGATCATCGACATCGCCGGTGACCGCGCCGACTCGGAGACGTACTGCCGCGCCTATCACGAGGCCGAGACCTTCGACGGGCCGGTCGAGATCGTTGTCGGTGGCCGCTACCTCGACGTGCTCGAAAAGCGGGGTGGCGCGTGGCGGATCCTGACCCGGCGCTATGTCATGGACTGGAATACCAATACCCCGTCGACGGCGCGCTGGGACGACGGGCTGTATGCGACGCTGACCCGTCGCGGCGGTCGCTTCCCCGACGACCCGCTCTACAACGGCGCTTGA
- a CDS encoding acyl-CoA dehydrogenase family protein, protein MDFDLREDQQLLRDSVGAYLARHYSFDQRRAVLQNGAWRPDIWSGFAEQLGLLGATIPETLGGFGGGPVETMIICEKLGEALVLEPYIEWVTLASALLNRAGDSVADLVAGIVDGSLRIAPALYEDKGRFSLALVTTRCTTEDGGWTVTGTKTGIAGTAGATHFLVSARASGEGRDPKGIALLLVAADAPDIERRDYTLIDGRSASDVSFHDTPARLIEFNDDTLATIERAVDEATVAVCAEAVGVMQTALDMTVAYASQRQQFGKPIASFQALQHRMVDMNTQIELSRSLTIMATLTVSAPDHERRKAVSAAKAFISEATKFVGQGAVQIHGGIGTTDELAISHYFKRATVIETQFGSAATHLKRMGEASSEPAA, encoded by the coding sequence TTGGACTTCGACCTTCGCGAAGATCAGCAGCTGCTACGCGACTCCGTCGGGGCCTATCTGGCGCGCCACTACAGCTTCGATCAGCGTCGTGCGGTGCTCCAGAACGGTGCATGGCGACCCGATATCTGGAGTGGGTTTGCCGAGCAGCTCGGACTCCTCGGCGCGACCATACCCGAGACGCTTGGCGGCTTCGGCGGCGGACCGGTCGAGACGATGATCATTTGCGAGAAACTCGGCGAAGCGCTGGTGCTCGAACCGTATATCGAGTGGGTGACGCTGGCGTCGGCATTGTTGAACCGCGCTGGTGATAGCGTCGCCGACCTGGTTGCGGGGATCGTCGACGGCAGCCTGCGGATCGCGCCGGCACTATACGAAGACAAGGGGCGCTTCAGCCTGGCCTTGGTAACGACCCGGTGCACCACGGAGGATGGTGGCTGGACCGTTACCGGGACCAAGACCGGCATCGCGGGAACGGCAGGAGCGACCCATTTTCTGGTCAGCGCGCGCGCCAGCGGCGAGGGCCGCGACCCGAAGGGCATCGCGCTGTTGCTCGTCGCCGCCGACGCGCCTGATATCGAGCGGCGCGACTATACGCTGATCGACGGACGCAGCGCCTCCGACGTCAGCTTCCACGACACGCCCGCCCGGCTGATCGAGTTCAACGATGATACGCTCGCGACAATCGAGCGTGCCGTCGACGAGGCCACCGTGGCAGTCTGCGCGGAGGCGGTCGGCGTGATGCAGACCGCGCTCGACATGACCGTCGCCTACGCCAGCCAGCGCCAGCAGTTCGGCAAGCCGATCGCCAGCTTCCAGGCGCTCCAGCACCGGATGGTCGACATGAACACCCAGATCGAACTGTCGCGCTCGCTGACCATCATGGCAACGCTGACCGTGTCCGCGCCCGACCACGAGCGTCGCAAGGCGGTGTCGGCGGCCAAGGCATTCATCTCGGAGGCCACGAAATTCGTCGGCCAGGGTGCAGTGCAGATCCACGGCGGCATCGGCACCACCGACGAGCTCGCGATCTCGCATTATTTCAAGCGTGCGACCGTCATCGAGACCCAGTTCGGATCTGCCGCGACCCACCTCAAGCGCATGGGCGAGGCGAGCTCCGAACCCGCTGCGTAG
- a CDS encoding 2Fe-2S iron-sulfur cluster binding domain-containing protein, which translates to MITLHFVENDGTTHDVLARTGGSLMEVAVRNGMPGILAECGGSCACATCHVVIPDEWRERVGPANGMEEQLLELVDEQPGSRLSCQVKLRQELDGLVIRLPDS; encoded by the coding sequence ATGATCACGCTGCACTTTGTCGAAAACGACGGCACCACCCACGATGTTCTGGCGCGCACCGGCGGCAGCCTGATGGAGGTCGCGGTGCGCAACGGCATGCCGGGCATCCTCGCGGAATGCGGCGGCTCCTGCGCCTGCGCGACCTGCCACGTCGTCATTCCCGACGAGTGGCGCGAGCGCGTCGGCCCCGCCAACGGCATGGAGGAGCAATTGCTCGAACTCGTCGACGAACAGCCGGGCTCGCGCCTGTCGTGCCAGGTCAAGCTGCGCCAGGAGCTCGACGGACTGGTCATCCGGCTCCCGGACAGCTGA
- a CDS encoding thiamine pyrophosphate-dependent dehydrogenase E1 component subunit alpha — translation MPEAVAVADRATSQTSPTSPDRATLLEIYRRTVLINRTDERFRQLLMTGKLQIVYYPVRGQEVLSAAMMTALKPDDYLVTTYRGVHDQLAKGIPSKLLWAECAGRSTGTCKGKGGPMHITHPETGVMVTTGVVGSGLPIANGLALASQNRGDGKVTVVSFGDGATNIGAFHEAMNMAQLWKLPVIFLCQNNLFGEHTAYAAHTSVPSIVDRAASYGMKGVKTDGNDPVAMYETAKAAVDRARAGEGPTLIEAMTFRMLGHLFGADFSYVPKELTEAGIANDPVPRFRNRLLEMQVTESELAALEAKVEAEIDEAVEFALASPFPDVSELRIDVVKQELAA, via the coding sequence ATGCCCGAAGCTGTCGCGGTCGCGGACCGTGCGACGTCGCAAACCAGTCCGACGTCGCCCGACCGTGCGACGCTGCTGGAAATCTACCGCCGTACGGTGTTGATTAACCGGACCGATGAGCGCTTCCGCCAGCTGCTGATGACCGGCAAGCTGCAGATCGTCTATTACCCGGTTCGCGGGCAGGAAGTGCTGTCGGCCGCGATGATGACCGCGCTGAAGCCGGACGACTACCTCGTCACCACCTACCGCGGCGTTCACGACCAGCTCGCCAAGGGCATCCCGTCCAAGCTGCTGTGGGCCGAGTGCGCCGGGCGCTCGACGGGCACGTGCAAGGGCAAGGGCGGTCCGATGCATATCACCCATCCCGAAACCGGTGTCATGGTCACCACCGGGGTCGTTGGATCGGGACTGCCGATCGCCAACGGGCTCGCGCTCGCCTCGCAGAATCGTGGTGACGGCAAGGTCACGGTGGTCAGCTTCGGTGACGGGGCAACCAATATCGGCGCCTTCCACGAGGCCATGAACATGGCGCAGCTGTGGAAGTTGCCGGTGATCTTCCTGTGCCAGAACAACCTGTTCGGCGAGCACACGGCCTACGCCGCGCACACCTCGGTGCCCTCGATCGTCGACCGCGCCGCGAGCTACGGCATGAAGGGCGTCAAGACCGACGGCAACGATCCGGTCGCGATGTACGAGACCGCCAAGGCCGCGGTCGACCGGGCGCGGGCCGGCGAAGGTCCGACGCTTATCGAAGCGATGACCTTCCGCATGCTCGGTCACCTGTTCGGTGCCGACTTCAGCTACGTGCCCAAGGAGCTTACCGAGGCCGGCATTGCCAATGATCCGGTACCCCGGTTCCGCAACCGCCTGCTCGAGATGCAGGTGACCGAGTCCGAACTGGCCGCGCTCGAAGCCAAGGTCGAGGCCGAGATCGACGAGGCGGTCGAATTCGCGCTCGCCAGCCCGTTCCCCGATGTAAGCGAACTCCGCATCGATGTCGTGAAGCAGGAGTTGGCCGCATGA
- a CDS encoding thiolase family protein: MTAVHIVGAGIHPFGRTEGSTGLDQGVFAIRQALDDAGLDWSQMEFGYGGSSAAGAADAVLPRLGLTGMQFINVNNGCATGGSSILSGYAAIKSGEFDIGIVVGFDKHPRGAFNADPEASGLPRWYGETGMMLTTQFFANKINRYMALNGIKAETLGQVAEKAFENGAVTPHSWRKSPVSLDTIMNAQMVSDPLTKFMFCSPAEGGVALILASDRKMRELGLSGPRVRGAAIRTRPAGSFEVFAPALEIERGKSATQLASAAAWEMAGVGPSDIDVAQLQDTESGAEIMHMAENGFCADGEQGDMIARGDTRIGGKLPINTDGGCLACGEPIGASGLRQIYENVEQLRGRAHGRQVADAALAYSQVYGAPGISGCVVLER, translated from the coding sequence ATGACCGCGGTTCATATTGTCGGTGCCGGAATCCACCCGTTCGGGCGTACCGAAGGCAGCACCGGACTCGACCAGGGCGTGTTCGCGATCCGGCAGGCGCTCGACGACGCCGGCCTCGACTGGTCGCAGATGGAGTTTGGTTACGGTGGCTCCTCGGCGGCCGGAGCTGCCGACGCGGTGCTTCCGCGCCTCGGCCTGACAGGCATGCAGTTCATCAACGTCAACAACGGCTGCGCCACCGGCGGCTCGTCGATCCTGTCCGGCTATGCAGCGATAAAATCGGGCGAGTTCGACATCGGCATCGTCGTCGGTTTCGACAAGCATCCCCGCGGCGCCTTCAACGCCGACCCGGAAGCGTCGGGCCTGCCGCGCTGGTACGGCGAGACCGGCATGATGCTGACGACGCAGTTCTTCGCCAACAAGATCAATCGCTACATGGCGCTCAACGGCATCAAGGCCGAGACGCTCGGGCAGGTCGCCGAGAAGGCCTTCGAGAACGGCGCCGTGACGCCACACAGCTGGCGCAAGAGCCCGGTCAGCCTCGACACCATCATGAATGCCCAGATGGTTTCCGACCCGCTGACCAAGTTCATGTTCTGCTCGCCTGCCGAGGGCGGCGTGGCGCTGATCCTCGCGTCGGACCGCAAGATGCGCGAACTCGGCCTGAGCGGCCCCCGCGTGCGCGGTGCCGCGATCCGTACCCGCCCGGCCGGCTCGTTCGAGGTGTTCGCACCTGCGCTCGAGATCGAGCGCGGCAAGTCAGCGACGCAGCTCGCGTCCGCGGCCGCCTGGGAAATGGCGGGCGTCGGCCCCAGCGACATCGATGTCGCCCAGCTCCAGGACACCGAGAGCGGTGCCGAGATCATGCACATGGCAGAAAATGGCTTCTGCGCCGACGGTGAGCAGGGCGACATGATCGCGCGCGGCGACACCCGTATCGGCGGCAAGCTGCCGATCAACACCGACGGTGGCTGCCTGGCGTGCGGCGAGCCGATCGGCGCGTCCGGCCTTCGCCAGATCTACGAGAACGTCGAGCAGCTTCGTGGCCGCGCTCACGGGCGGCAGGTCGCCGATGCGGCGCTCGCCTACAGCCAGGTCTACGGCGCTCCCGGCATATCAGGCTGCGTCGTCCTCGAGCGCTAG
- a CDS encoding acyl-CoA dehydrogenase family protein, which translates to MDVELSDVDRVFQDEVRSFLAEKFTPELRAASARQAGVFAEGTLARQWHTILYEKGWIAPSWPEEYGGPGWTAMQRYIFDRELGLAGAPSLPGMGLSLCAPVLMGYGTQAQRDYFLPKILSGEHYWCQGYSEPGSGSDLASLKTRAVRDGDDYVVNGTKLWTTHAHEANWMFLLARTSQTGKPQAGISFLLTPMDAPGLTVTPIRSMSGEHEVNQCFFDDVRIPAANLVGAENDGWTVAKYLLEFERGGGSAAGRLNAQLRKLYKVAHAELGDDGAPLWEDESFRSRIMRLETQVMAIDWTERRQVAGRRTGQTAGNATASMLKLIVSEATQQLAELTVEALGPRAAVDQRHALGMFANEAGIGPDYALTPTARYLNSRAATIFGGSSEIQRNVIAKVGLGL; encoded by the coding sequence ATGGACGTCGAACTCTCGGACGTTGACCGCGTCTTCCAGGACGAGGTCCGCAGCTTCCTGGCGGAGAAGTTTACGCCCGAGTTGCGCGCCGCTTCGGCGCGGCAGGCTGGCGTCTTCGCCGAGGGTACGCTGGCCCGCCAATGGCACACTATCCTCTATGAAAAAGGCTGGATCGCGCCGTCGTGGCCAGAGGAGTACGGCGGCCCGGGCTGGACCGCGATGCAGCGCTACATCTTCGACCGCGAGCTCGGGCTGGCCGGTGCACCGTCGCTGCCCGGCATGGGCCTGTCGCTCTGCGCGCCGGTGCTGATGGGCTATGGCACGCAGGCGCAGAGGGATTATTTCCTCCCGAAGATCCTGTCGGGCGAACACTACTGGTGCCAGGGCTATTCGGAGCCGGGCTCGGGGTCCGACCTTGCCTCGTTGAAGACCCGGGCCGTTCGCGACGGCGACGACTACGTCGTCAACGGCACGAAATTATGGACGACCCACGCCCACGAAGCGAACTGGATGTTCCTGCTGGCGCGCACGTCGCAGACCGGGAAGCCGCAGGCCGGCATCTCGTTCCTGCTGACGCCGATGGATGCGCCGGGGCTGACGGTAACACCGATCCGCTCGATGTCGGGCGAGCACGAGGTGAACCAGTGCTTCTTCGACGACGTGCGGATTCCGGCAGCGAACCTTGTCGGCGCCGAGAACGACGGCTGGACGGTCGCCAAGTACCTGCTCGAGTTCGAGCGCGGCGGCGGCTCGGCCGCGGGCCGGCTCAACGCCCAACTCCGCAAGCTGTACAAGGTCGCCCACGCGGAACTCGGCGACGACGGCGCACCATTGTGGGAAGACGAGTCGTTCCGATCGCGAATCATGAGGCTCGAAACGCAGGTCATGGCGATCGACTGGACCGAACGCCGCCAGGTCGCCGGCCGCCGTACCGGGCAGACCGCGGGCAACGCCACCGCCTCGATGCTCAAGCTGATCGTCAGCGAAGCGACCCAGCAGCTTGCCGAATTGACTGTCGAGGCACTCGGTCCGCGCGCCGCGGTCGACCAGCGCCACGCGCTTGGCATGTTCGCCAACGAAGCCGGCATCGGCCCCGACTATGCGTTGACGCCGACGGCGCGCTATTTGAACTCGCGCGCTGCAACGATCTTTGGCGGATCGAGCGAAATCCAGCGCAATGTCATTGCGAAGGTCGGCCTGGGCCTCTAG
- a CDS encoding nuclear transport factor 2 family protein, protein MSARTLDEVLAWHEIYGLLCDYMRAQDRLEPALHRSVFHDDATTDYGSFKGSADEFVAFAQGVLTPHRSNHHMIGQVDIDFEGDTAFGEVYFQAFHRVVGDDGAEQDLWVSGRYVDRYERRAGAWKIAHRSELVDWLRSEPAGDAALMAQTGWPLGQRAPHDLSCDREGLRRR, encoded by the coding sequence ATGAGCGCTCGCACCCTCGATGAAGTCCTCGCGTGGCACGAGATCTATGGGCTGCTGTGTGACTATATGCGGGCGCAGGACCGCCTCGAGCCGGCACTGCACCGCTCGGTCTTTCATGATGACGCGACTACCGACTACGGCAGCTTCAAGGGCAGCGCGGACGAATTCGTCGCCTTTGCCCAGGGTGTGCTGACCCCGCACCGCTCCAACCACCACATGATCGGGCAGGTCGACATCGACTTTGAGGGCGATACGGCGTTCGGCGAGGTCTATTTCCAGGCTTTTCACCGGGTTGTCGGCGACGACGGTGCCGAGCAGGACCTGTGGGTCTCGGGACGCTACGTCGACCGCTATGAACGCCGCGCCGGAGCGTGGAAGATCGCCCACCGCAGCGAGCTTGTCGACTGGCTGCGCAGCGAACCCGCCGGCGACGCGGCGCTGATGGCGCAGACCGGCTGGCCGCTTGGCCAGCGTGCGCCGCACGACCTCAGCTGTGACCGGGAAGGGCTGCGACGCCGATGA